A DNA window from Drosophila pseudoobscura strain MV-25-SWS-2005 chromosome 2, UCI_Dpse_MV25, whole genome shotgun sequence contains the following coding sequences:
- the LOC4802727 gene encoding uncharacterized protein translates to MDLDVLKYSSSLAWASILTWSLLGLSFRSCQAVPGGSSGERVHIRLHMPEVVRQHTHFHNVYKYPKKYPQHTGPAPAPAPAPAPTLTHPKLVGKPHVQLLGYTTAAGGTGPMSPSLMQLMATAVAPTNMPPASAPAPVHTSLAPNYGPALFDSFNEELQKQEAPLSATTTARPIAKKQQLLQQIFTPNVMSALQQEAGEETDSSLEEDRFEKNSLLNLNFLEALQREYLSKFGGRRKRKKSAIRFGTRPKDYYPVAPLKPRPYYYQGNQEEDDPAEHFEDYSDEPQDDYEEVMMMSHEGRGRSRGRHSNPTSYMESSSYYPPETDLDDAQGYDSAVAFSGQDNSISAMPTVDDFLDDANNHPSSGYGNFYDPYSSHEMASQPSPWQPSPTTASTSAGMANSWTARPTAPASSQPSKGIRLRPRSPGGRANKVRYVKLVTRKKRRNRERIRTKRYRP, encoded by the exons ATGGACCTGGATGTCCTGAAGTATTCGTCCAGCCTTGCGTGGGCCAGCATCCTCACATGGAGCCTCCTGGGGTTGAGCTTCAGGAGCTGCCAGGCAGTGCCAGGCGGAAGCAGCGGGGAGCG GGTCCACATCCGCCTCCACATGCCGGAGGTGGTGCGCCAGCACACGCACTTCCACAACGTCTACAAGTACCCAAAGAAGTATCCACAGCACACCGGACCAGCGCCCGCTCCtgcgcctgcccctgccccaacGCTGACCCACCCGAAGCTGGTGGGAAAGCCGCATGTCCAGCTCTTGGGATACACCACGGCGGCCGGTGGCACGGGCCCCATGTCGCCGAGTCTGATGCAGCTGATGGCCACAGCGGTGGCGCCCACAAACATGCCACCAGCgtccgcccccgcccccgtccACACCAGCCTGGCGCCCAACTATGGGCCCGCTTTGTTCGATAGCTTCAACGAGGAGCTGCAGAAGCAGGAGGCACCCCTGAGCGCCACAACGACAGCGCGGCCGATCGCCAAGAAGCAACAGTTGCTGCAGCAAATCTTCACCCCGAACGTGATGTCCGCCCTGCAGCAGGAGGCGGGGGAGGAGACAGACAGCTCCCTGGAGGAGGATCGCTTCGAGAAGAACTCCCTGCTGAATCTCAACTTCCTCGAGGCCCTCCAGCGGGAATACCTCAGCAAGTTCGGGGGACGACGCAAGCGCAAGAAATCGGCCATAAGGTTCGGCACACGACCAAAGGACTACTATCCTGTTGCTCCGCTGAAACCCCGACCCTATTACTACCAGGGCAATCAGGAGGAGGACGATCCAGCCGAGCACTTCGAGGACTACAGCGACGAGCCGCAGGACGACTACGAGGAGGTGATGATGATGTCGCACGAGGGCAGGGGCAGGTCCAGGGGCCGGCATTCGAATCCCACTTCCTACATGGAAAGCTCCAGCTACTATCCGCCCGAGACGGACCTGGACGATGCCCAGGGCTACGACAGTGCTGTGGCATTCAGTGGCCAGGACAACAGCATCTCGGCCATGCCCACAGTCGACGACTTCCTGGACGATGCGAACAATCATCCATCGTCTGGCTATGGCAACTTCTACGATCCCTACTCCTCCCATGAAATGGCCTCTCAGCCCTCGCCCTGGCAGCCTTCCCCCACGACGGCCAGCACCTCCGCTGGGATGGCCAACAGCTGGACGGCCAGACCCACCGCCCCAGCCAGCTCCCAGCCCTCGAAGGGCATCCGATTGCGGCCCAGAAGTCCGGGCGGACGGGCCAACAAAGTCCGCTACGTGAAGCTGGTGACGCGCAAGAAGCGCAGGAATCGCGAGAGAATCAGAACGAAAAGGTATCGTCCTTGA